CCGGACGCGATACGGGAGCTGTCGCGTACATCGAGTGCGGCCTGCGAATTGAGTCGCGCCTGATACGACAGCGCCAGCACGACGTTCTCGCGCATGGCGACTTCATCCTCGTCTTCGGGGATGTGATCGGCCAGCCACATCGCCATGTCGCCTTCGGCATGGGTCGTGCCGCCCCAGTAGCGCGCCGTCAGGATGGTATCGGCGTTGAGAAACCCGCGCACCCATTCGCGCGAACCGAAGCCCTTCAGATCGGACGCCGAGATGGAGTCCTTGGGCAGCGGGTTGCCCAGGCCATCGTGTCCATCGAAGCGATGACACGACGCGCAGTTGCGCGAGAAGATGCGCGGGCCCTGCGTGTAGGGGTCGTCGCGCATGAGCGTAAGCGCGCCCGTGATGGGCACGCCGGCATTGGCGAGTTCCACCGCCCGGGCCGCATCGCGCTTGGCGCCGGCCTTGGCCACCTGGTATTCGACATCGTTGCGGTCGGCCGCGACAGCCTGCCAGGTGAGCAGCGCCACACCCGCCAGCATCACGCCCATGAACCCGAGATTGAAGCGGTGACCGAGGCGCCACTTGCCGATGATGGGCATCGCGGCGAGCGCGAGCAGGCACAACGTGGGCAGCACGATCGCGCCGATGACTTCCGCCTCGCCGGGGAAGTACTTGAGCAGTTGGAACAGGAACAGGAAGTACCACTCCGGCCGGGCCGCGGAGAACTGCTCCGACGGATCGGCCGGCGCACCGAGCGGTGCACCGTGTTCACGCACCACGAAGAACAGCACCACCAGCAGGACGGCGAGGCAGGCCACCACGTCCTTCAGGATCTGCTCGGGCCAGAAGCCCTCGTCGGGGCCCTTGAGCGGCTGCTTGGGCGTGATGCCGTGGCGCCGGAACAGATACACGTGACCCACGATGAACAGAATGATGACACCGGGGATCACGCCGGCATGCAGCGCGAGGAATCGTGAGAGCGTCTGGTGTCCGTAGTTCGCCCCACCCACCACCACCGTCTGCAACGGCGCACCGATCCCGGGACTCAATCCCACGATGTTGGTGGACACGGCCGTCGACCAATATCCGTTCTGATCCCACGGCAGCAGATATCCCGTGAGCGACAGCGCCAGAATGAGCAGCAGGAGCACCACGCCGAACCAGTAGTTCACCTCGCGCGGGGCTTTGTATGCGCCGTCGATGATGACCTGCATGAGATGCAGCACCAGCAGCACCGTCATGGCCTGCGCCACGAAATGGTGAATGCCGCGCAGGAACCAGCCGCCCCACATCTGGTGCTGGATGAAGTACACGCTCTCCCACGCCGACTGCGTACTCGGGCTGTAGGACATCCACAGGAACGTGCCCGTGATGACCTGCACCACGAAGAAGAAGCTCAGCGTGCTGCCCCACACGTAGCGCCACCGCGCGCCACCGGGAACGTTCTCGAACAGCACCTCGTGCAGCAGGCCTTTGTAGCCGGTGCGCTGGTCGAGCCATTCCTGTGCTTTGTCGAGTGCCGAGTCGCCGCCGGCCGGTCCGTCCTTGCGTTCGGAGGCCATCAGACGGGGATCTTGTCGGGGGAGCCTTTGCGGAAGTTCTGGAACTTCACCCAGACCTCGCCGTCCCGCACTTCGGCCGTCAGTTCATCCATGGCCCGGGGACTGGGGCTCTTGGGATCGGCGATGCTGCCGTCGACGGCGAAGGCGCTCTTGTGACAGGGGCAGAAATAGCCCTGCGTGCTGGCGCGATAGCCCACCGAGCAGCCCAGATGCGGACAGACGGAGTTGAGCACGCGGACGGTGTTCTCTCCCGTCTTCTGGACGTAAACCGAGCCCACCGGCACGTTCTCGGTCTTGTTCCAGGCGTCCACCAGGGTGTCGAGCACGGGGAACTTGCGCGGTTCGCCATTCTCGGGAAGCGAGGCCAGCGACGCCACGCGCACCATGCCGCGGGTGTCCGACTTGCGACGCAGGGGATCGAGGAAGGTCAGCAGGCCCGCAACGGGCGCCACCACCGAAATGAGGCCACCGACGACGATCGCCGCGGCCTTGGTGACGAAGTTGCGCCGGTCGGGCGCCTGGTGGTTCTCGGTCATGTCGGCGTGATGATCCGGGAAAACTCCGGCCCCTCAGGAGGGAAGAGGGTCGGGATGAAAAATGACAAAGACGGGACGATCCGTGTCGGCATCGTCCTGAGAAACTGATGGGAAACTGACAGGACGCTGACGGGAAGAGAACAGACCGTTCAGCCTCTCCCAGTCGGGATAGTACGCAAAATACGCAAGGATTGCTGGCGGGCGTGTACGCGGAACCTGTCGCGTTCAGGCAGGTACATCAGCGGGCATCTCCACTGGCAGCGCAGTGGCACGCCCAGTGGCAGACCAGCGAACGGATCGCCTCGTACGTACTTCTCGCCATAGAAACGCACCCGCGGCGATCCCGGGTGCCCGGGATCTCCTTCTTCTTTCGGACTGACTCACACCATGCAACTTCGAGTTCGGCAGCTCGGTGCACTCTGCGTCCTGGCCCTCGCATTGACGCAGGCCGCCTTCCGCTTCCAGGACGATGAAAAGACACCGCTCGGCAAGAAGATGTCGGCCATCAACACGGCCTTCAAGGCCGTGGGGCGGCAGATCGAGGATCCCGCGCAGAACGCCAGCACCCTGAAGCAGCTCGATATCATCGAGAAGAACGCCAAGGAGTCGCTGACGCTCGAGCCGGAGAAGAAGGGACAGATCCCGGCTGCGCAGCAGGCGAAGTTCGTGGCCGACTACAAGGCCGGCATGCAGACGTTCATCGAGACCGTGGGCAAGCTGCGGACCGCGGTGAAGGCCGGCAACAATGCCGAGGCGGTGAAGATCATCGACTCGATGAAGGACCAGCAGCGCGAGAGCCACAAGGAATTCCGTATTCGCAAGGCGGGCGCGCCGCCGGGACTCTGAGCCTCGGCGCCTGAACGGGCGACGGCGTCGCCCGGCACACCCCGCACCGGTTCGTCCGGTGCGGGGTGTCGTGTTTCACACGGGAAGAACCGCGAGTTGGAGTCGCTGTCGCTCGAGTTCACGGAGCAGGGGAGCATGCAGGCGCCGGTCCCCCGTATCGGATGCCTCGGAAAAAAGACCGGTCGATACGGGTCGTCCATTGTCCCAGCCCGGATAGTGCGTGAGCGGATAGAGGCAGACGCCCTCCACCGACACGCCCCGCGCCATCGCTTCCTGCACCTCGTCGCTGACGTAGTGCAGCCATGCCGGACGCGCCGACCCTTCCGCCCCGGTTTCCGCGATCCACACGGGTCGGTCGTATCGGGCGGACGTTTCCATGAGCATGTCGGCCAGGGGACGATAGGCATGATGCCCCAACGGCACGGTGGGACCGTCGAAATACCATTGATTGTGCGGGTAATAATTGAGCCCGATGACATCCACCATGTCCGGAGTGCCGCCCATCTCCGGTTCCTGCCGGCCGGTCAGCAGGTCGTACACTTCGTATTGGGCCAGTCGGTACGATTCGGCACGTTGTCGCTCGTCCGGGGCATCGTTCCGGGGCGCCACATGAATGAGCGGCTCAGACCAGACCACGCGGCATTCATGATCCACATCACGCATCGCGTGCACCGCCGCCAGCCCCGCACGCACCAGTTGTCGTTTGGCGAATGCCGCGGTGATCTCCCGAGGCATCGGGAAATAGCCCACCCCCACGGCCCAGGCAAAGAAGGAAATCTCGTTCACCGGACAGACGAGTGCCGGCTTTCCCGTCACCTCGCGATGCAGCCGGATGGCCGCTGCGGCGAAGCGGGCAAACGCATCCACATACATCGGACTCCCGAAGTCGGCATGATCCGGCGCACCATAGTGGTGCAATGTCCAGATGATCCGGACACCCGCCTGCTCGGCCGCTTCGAGCATCGGAATCCAGCTCGACCAGTCGTAGTGCCCGGCACGCTGTGCGATCAGGTGCCACCGCACCCCATCGCGCAGTGTGGAGAGACCCAGCCTGGCGCAATGCTCATAGTCCCGCAACGCCCACCGGTCGTGCGCGGTCGCCCGAATCATGTCGAGACGCACCCCGTCGTTCCGTCTGTGTGATGCGGACTCGAAACCACCCAGAAAGAACTCCGTGGGAATGGTCGGCATCGTGCGGTTTTCAGATGGCGATGGAGCGTCGGATATCCTCCGGTATCCGTATGCCCTGTCTGATTCCCATACGCTTGAACGTGGCCAGTGCCTGGCCGATGACCTGATCCATGTTGTAGTAGCGATACGTCGCGAGCCGGCCGACGAACGTGACATCCGGCGTGTGTTCGGCCAGCTCCCGGTAACGCCGATAACACGCCTGCGCGGCGGCGGTGGGCATGGGATAGTAGGGCTCACCGCTGTCGCTGGGAAACTCGTACGTGATGCTGGTCCGGTGACTGCGCTGCCCCGTCAGGTGCTTGTATTCGGTGATGCGGGTGTAGGGCACCGCGGGATCAGGATAGTTGACGACGCCGACGGGTTGGAACGTCCCGCAGTGCAGTGTCTGATGATCGAATCGCAGACTGCGATACGGCAGCCGGCCGAACCGGTGGTCGAAGTACTCGTCGATCGGGCCGGTGAAGATGACGTGGCTCGCGGACACCAGTTCCTTCACGTCCGCCCACTCCACACCCAGTGCGAGGTCGATATGAGGATGATCCAGCATCGCGTTGAACAGCGCGGTGTATCCGTTGGCCGGCATCAGCTGATGCTTGTCGGTGAAGTACCGGTCATCACAGTCCGTTCGCGTGGGAATGCGTGCCGTGACCGCTTTGTCGAGTCGACTCGGGTCCACTCCCCATTGTTTCCGGGTATACCCCTGGTAGAACAACTCGTAGAGTTCACGGCCCACCGCGGCAATCACCATATCCTCGGCGTTTTCGATCGGTCCGTCGCATCGTGCCTGTGCGGAGAACCATGCGGCCGCCTCGGCATCGCTGTCGAGCGCGAGATCGTACAGTCGGTTCAGCGTCGTGCGGTTGATGGGAAACGGCACCAGCGTGTCGCGGACGGATGCGAGGACGCGGTGCTCGTAGGCGCGCCAGGCCGTGAACTGCGAGAGGTACGTGACGATGTCGTCGCTGTTCGTGTGAAAGATGTGCGGACCGTACTGATGGATCAGAATGCCCGCCTCGTCGCGTCGATCATAGGCATTCCCCGCGACATGTTCGCGCCGGTCGATCACGAGCACGTGAGCCCCGTGCTGGCTGGCGAGCCGTTCGGCCAGTACCGCGCCCGCGAAACCCGCGCCCACCACCACATAGTCGTAACGGTCGCTCCAGAGGGTCATGGGGCGCGACCAGCCGTTTTCGCCGAGCTCCTTGACCAGCAGTTCGGCCATGCGGGCCTGAGTCAGGTCCCAGCTCTGTGTCGCCAGAAATGCATCGGCTTCCTCCAGCCAGGAGGGATTCTCCGCGTTCAGCGTCAGAGCCTGTTCACACGCCGTGACAAAATGCGCCGGATCATTCGCGATGAAGACGCCGGTGAGATTCCCGTATTGCTGAACGACATCGGTGATGGGTGTGGAAACGATGGGCGTTCCTCCCGCCAGATACTCCGGCGTCTTGGTCGGCGAGATGAATCGGGTGGACTCGTTGAGCGCGAACGGCATCAGCGCGACCTGCCATCCGGCCAGGTAGGCGGGCAACGTGCCGTACGGCTTTGCTCCCAGATAGTGGATGTTGGAACGGCGGGGAAGTTCGTTGGCATCGATCTTCACCACGGGACCCACCATCACCAATGACCAGTCGGGGTGTGCATCGGCCAGATGTGCGAGCAAGGTCACGTCCATCCGCTCATCGATGACACCAAAGAACCCCAGCCGCGGCGCAGGAATGCCGGCCAGATCGTCGGGGAGTTCGTCCGGATGCCGGGCGCTCTTAAAGTGCGCCTGATCCACGCTGGATGGCATGAGGTGTACTGCGGGGTGACGATCCTTCTTGGCTTCATAGAGGCTGAATCCACCCGTGAACACCACATCGGCCAGCGCAAGCAACTGACGTTCCAATGGGATCAGTTCAGGTGACGCGAAGCGGAAATTCGCGAGTTCATCCATGCAGTCGTAGATCGTGGCCGCGGCGATGACATGCCTCGAGAATGGCAGCATGAGCGGAGTGTAGTACCATCGCACGAGAGGGCCTTTGCAGTCGGCGAGCAGAATGTCGAGCAGACTCCGGAGAACCTGCTGCTGCGTGACCGTCGGCATGTCACGCGGCACATGGGGCGTGACGATGGTGACACCGGTCGTTGCACAGTGTCGCGTTTCCAGTTTCGGCGCCGTGGTATGCTCTTCGAAGATCGGCTCCTCCCAGTAGATCACCCGATTGCTGCGTGCAAAGCGACTCATCAGATGCTGCGGTCGCTGGAACACGAAATCCCAGCGCAGATGGGAGAAGCAGATCAACGTGTATGCGGAGGTCATGTCATCGGATCGCGGCTGCGGACAGCTGTTCATTGCATCGTCACCCTGGTTGGAGATGCGCGTCACGGATCGGGCCGCACATGTGTGCGGTCGAGTCTCCTCTGGCATGGATGTGGCAAGAACGAGGCCGGACCGTTGATGCTGGAGGGGCTATGTCATTCATGCAGATCGATTGGCGCGCGCTCGTCGTGCCGACGGTCGGACTCGCCGAGCTGTTCATTCGCGGCAGTGTGATGTATCTCGGGATGCTGATCCTGATGCGTCTGCTGCGTCGTCAGAAGGGCGCGTTGAACACCGCCGACCTGCTGGTGCTGATCGTCATCGCAGATGCCGCGCAGAACGGTATGGCTTCGGAATACACATCACTCACGGAAGGCCTGTTTCTCGTGGGGACCATTTTTCTCTGTATGGTCTCGACATTCTGGCGTATCGATGGCCCCGGTTCCGGCGTGTGCTGCACGAGCCACCGCTCGCATTGATCACGAACGGCAGACTGCAGCACCACAACCTCCGCCGGGAGATGCTGACGAAGGAGGACGTGCTCGAGCAATTGCGCGAGCGGGGCATCGACGACATCCGTCGGGTGAAACAGTGTTGCCTGGAAGCCGACGGGCATTTCAGCGTGGTGACGTTCGACGGGGAGCCGGAGAGCGCTCCGGAGGTTGGATCCAGCCCGGTGCACTAGACCGGCCCGAGGGGATACCGGTGCAGCATGGCGGTGGCGCGGAGAGGACGGTTGGCTGCACCGGCAATAGGGGCTGCCGGTGGTCCATGGCTGGTGGCGTGCTCTGCGGGGTGATTTCTGTCGTCGTTGACGTCGAAACCGAAGCCGATGAGGCGCGGAGAGCGCGGCAGGCTCATGGTCGGCAAATGATATCTGGCTGACACCCTGACCTAATGTTTTTGACGATGCCCACGTGGGCGCATGCCGGGACTTTCGCCATTTCTGAAACCCAACGGTTGGGTTATATTCCGTGCCGACGATTCTTTCGCAGGGCGCATTTTGCATCCGGATTCTCAATCCGCCGCGCGAACACGGGCCGGCACATGTCCATGTACTCAGGGGGCAAGGGAAGGGAGCGACGGAGGTGCTGATCGATTTGGGAGAACCAGAGCGTGTCAGATGCTGCGACAGAACTGGAGAAGAATCCATGGCGACAGGTGACTCAGGGCGTGTTGACCCAGCAGCATTGACGGGCGGCGGCAGGCTGTCGGAGGCGGAGATCCTCGCGCAGATCCCGGCGGCGCGCGCGCGGGGGGTGGAGGCGAGCAGGCAAGGGCTCCGTGCGGTGTCAGCGCGTTACCGTGCCGCTCACGAAGTGCTGTACATCGAACTCACGAATGGTACCGTGATCGGTGTGCCCCTCTCCCTCGTACCTGCTCTTCGTCATGCGTCGAAAAAGGCCTTGGAAGAGGTCGAAGTGACACCTACTGGATCCGCTCTTCACTGGGAGCGTTTGGATGTCGATCTCAGTGTGCCCGCGTTGATTCGCGATGCGCTCGGCGCGGATGCTTTGCGAAGTCTCTTTGGCGCCGAGGGCGGTCGCGTGGTGAGCGAACGAAAGGCTGAGGCGGCGCGGCGCAACGGGGGCAGGGGTGGACGCCCTCCCCGGGGTGGATCCACAGGTAAAAAGCCGTCCACGCTCTGAGTCTGCAAAAACAAAAACCCGCCAACGAGCGAACTCGTTGACGGGCTTCCATTTCTCTCAGTCCGGGCGACTGGATTTGAACCAGCGACCTCCTGCTCCCGAAGCCGAAGCCGAAGCCGAAGCGCGGCGATGGCGACCGCGACAATCGCGACAGGTCAGAGGGGAAACCGCGACAACCGCGACACGGTCTTGGCGGGCATTCTGGGAAAGCATCTGGGAATGCCCGCGGGGCGTGGCGCGGGCCCCGTCCGATCGCCGGCGTGACGCCGAAGGCCCTGGACCCGTCTTGTGGAGTGTAGCACTGGGTGCTACAGTATAGGTATGGCCAGTGCCCCCGCCCGTCCCGCGTCTTCAAGACCGCCTGGTTCGCCAAGGCGGCCCGCAAGGCAACCATCGGGGACGACGAGCTGTGCCGCGCCGTGAAGCAGGCCCAGGCCGGACAGTGCGACGACCTCGGCGGCGGGGTGTACAAGAAACGGGTGAGCCGGAACCTCTACCGGAGTATCGTGCTGGCGAAGGGTGGCCGATACTGGGTGCTGACGTACCTGTTCGCAAAGAAGGACCGCGCCAACATCGATGCGGCGGAGCTTGCGACTTTCCGTGAGCTCGCCAAAGGGTACGAGAAGCTGACGGCCGCGCAGCTCAGCGAGCTGCTCACCTCCAAGGACCTCGAGGAGATCTGTCATGGCGACCAAGCCTAAGTACAAGAGCGACGCCTTCGAGGCGATCCATTCCGCCGCATCCGCGCTTCACCGGGTCGGCGCCATCGGCAAGACCACGATGCGTCAGTTCGACGAAGCGGCGCTGAGTGCCCCCGAGCCCCTCGCCCCAGCGCAGATCAAGAAGATCCGGGAGCAGGCCAAGGTGAGTCAGGCCGTGTTCGCACGCCGGCTCAACACGAGCGCCAGCACCGTGGAGAAATGGGAAACCGGAGCCAAGCGCCCGAGTGGGGTGGCGCTCAAGATGCTCGCGGTCGTGAGGAAGCACGGATTGGCGGTGCTGGACTAGCTGTAGACGCTAAGGAGGTTGTTCACAGGGATAGCCGTTGCAAGCTGAAGTTGTCGAGGCCATTACTCACAACCGCCAGAGCCCCTATGAACACCCGCAAAAATGCCCGGCTCACCGCTTGGGCGCGACAGGAGATCGTGACCCGCGTCGGGCGGGCGAGACGCAGGGCGAGATCGCCCGCCTCGACGCGGGTCACGCGAGAAACGGTGAACAAGTGGTACCGCCGCCTGTCGCAGGCCCCCGAGCCGGCGCGGGCAGCGCCAGGCCGTTTCTCGCGGCCGCACACCTCCCCGACGCGGCGGCGGCGTACCAAGCGGCGCCAGATTCGCAAAGCCCAGCAGAAACGCTGGAGCAGCCCGCGCATCGCGCAGCACTACGACATCCCGCTGTCGACGGTCACGACGGAGCTGCGACGGGTTGGCCTCAACGCGCTGGCGGCCTTGGAGCCGCCACGGCCGATCGTGCACGGCCGATCGTGCGCTACGAGCGCCCACGCCCGGGCGAGCTGGTGCACCTCGACATCAAGAAGCTCGGGAGGATCGGGCGCGTCGGGCATCGCATTCACGGGGATCGCCGTCCGCGCGTCCGTGGCATGGGGTGGGAGTTCCTGCACGTGGCCATCGACGATCACTCGCGTCTGACGTATGCCGAGGTCCTGCCCGATGAACAGGGCGAGACCACTCCCTACACTTTTACAACTTTGAACGACGGCACAGCGCGTTGAACTACCTGCTTCCAGCCTCGCGCCTGCCTGCTGCGCTGTGAACAACGTCCCTAGCAATTGCAGCTAGATACCGCTGATAGAGGGGATCGTCTTCTCTTGACATAGCAGGAAGCCCAGGGGACTGAAATTTCGAGCACGGGGCACGAGCGCCGCCGAATCCAGAATATGCAGCTGTTGGGGCAGTGGGTGAAGAAAACGCGGGACCCGTCCGCGACTGCCAAGTGTCATGTGTCGTCCCACTCCCTCCGACTATTGCCGCCTTCCAGATCTGTATTGGGCACGCCGATGCATCTCTGGGAGTTCCTAGGGAGTTCCTGAACAAGCAATGACACCCCGAAACAAAAACCCGCCAACCACCGAAGTGGTTGACGGGCTTCCATTTATCTCAGTCGGGGCGACTGGATTTGAACCAGCGACCTCCTGCTCCCGAAGCAGGCGCTCTACCGGGCTAAGCTACGCCCCGTGCGATTCCGGTTCCCATCTCCGCTCCCTCAACGCGCCTGGAAGGACTCGAACCTCCAACCTTCTGATCCGTAGTCAGATGCTCTATCCAATTGAGCTACAGGCGCAACGATCAACTGCGTCCGGAACCGCACCCCTCGCCTTTCGGTGAAGGACCAGCAACCTAGTGACTCCAGACAGCGGTCGCTACTACCCGACCACCACCCGATCCCCAGGGTCCTGCATGGGTCGTACAAGACTCGAACTTGTGACCTCCACGATGTCAACGTGGCGCTCTAACCAACTGAGCTAACGACCCTTCGACATCGGTCCCACAGAGCGGGAAACGGGACTCGAACCCGCGACCCCAACCTTGGCAAGGTTGTGCTCTACCAACTGAGCTATTCCCGCAACTCCTCCCGACTGGCCACCCGCGCCGGTCAAGGCCATCAACAGCCACTGCACGAGCTACCGCACGACACCCGGACACCCTTGCAGGCGCCCAACGTACCGTCCCGGGATGGAGGCGAGGGGAATCGAACCCCTGACCTCTTGAATGCCATTCAAGCGCTCTCCCAACTGAGCTACGCCCCCGGGCGCGACACCCTCGCAAACGGCAGCCCAGAGCAAAAAACCAGGGGCACCCGCCAGCGAGGGCGTCAGGAACGCGCAGTCTAGTCGGGTGTATGTCCGTCGTCAAGCAGAGTTGGCCGAATCACACTGGCGAAAGCCTCCACGTGGCGTATCTTGCATGGCTCCCCCCGCAGCGCCAGGGTTTCCCCGGCGCCGCGGCAACGCGCGCCATGGGATGCACGTTGCAGACTGGAGGGAATGACACCGGCGCTGACGCTCTGGCCGCCGATCGCTTCGTCCGTTCGCACGCACTCACGTTTCACCGTCAGGGATGCGCCTCGCACATCCCCTCAGGTCCCATAGAACTCCATGACTGAAGTCAAGCGGAAGCGCCGTCGCGCCACACCGGCTGGTATCGCTCCCTCCGAGCCGGAACGCGACATCCTCGACCAGTACCTGTACGAAGTCAGCACCTATCCGCTCCTCAAGGCCGCCGAGGAAATCGAGCTGGCCAAGAAGATCCGGGCGGGCGATCAGGACGCGCTCCAGGAGCTGGTCAAGCGTAATCTCCGCTTCGTCATCTCCGTGGCCAAGAAGTACCAGAACCGCGGCCTCCCCCTCATCGACCTGATCGGGGAAGGCAACGTCGGTCTGCTCACGGCCGCCCGGAAGTTCGATCCCGACCAGGGCGTGAAGTTCATCTCCTACGCCGTGTGGTGGATCCGCCAGGCCATCCTGTCGTCGCTGGCCCGCCAGGGACGCACGGTGCGTGTGCCGCTCAACCGCACCGCCGACCTGTCGCGCATCATCAAGGCCTCCGAAATCCTTCGGCAGAAGCTCCGCCGCGAGCCGTCGCCCGAAGAACTCGCACAGGTCACCGGTCTCTCCGTCGACGTGGTCCAGTCGCTCGCCGCCCTCAACACCGGCGACGTGCGCCTCGATGCGCCCATGGATCCCGATGGCGACCGCTCGCTCATCGAGCGCTTCGTGGCCGACGAGATGCCCGACACCGAGGAGGAAGCCATGAACCGCTTCCTCACCGACGAGATCGAGCAGGCGCTGTCCACACTGCCCCCCCGCGACGCCAAGGTCCTGCGCCTCTACTTCGGTCTCGAAGGCGGCCGCGAACACACCCTCGAAGAGATCGGCTCCATGCTCGGCGTGACCCGCGAGCGCGTCCGGCAGCTGCGCGACCGGGCGCTCAAGCGGTTGCGCGAGGGCGACGTGGGACGCGCACTGTCGAGTTTCGCGGCCTGAGATCTTCCCGGCCTGAGCCGGACCCCGCCCGACCGGCGGGGCTCCTCGCGGGCTGAGAGCTCCACGACAGGAAGCAGGAGGGAGTTGGCCAGAGCGACGAAGCACGTCAGACCACACACCGTCTGACATCCTCCGTCCCCCTGACCAGCTCCCTCCTGCTTTCTATCATGGTCTGACATGGTCTGACCTCTCACCTCTGATCTCCGATGGAAGTAGATTTGTGATTCCATGATCGAGTTCAAGGACGTTCACAAAGCCTTCGGCCCCAAGCAGGTGCTCCGCGGTTTTTCCCTCCAGGTCAGGGAAGGCGAAACCATGGTCATCATCGGCTATTCCGGGACCGGCAAGTCCGTCGCCATCAAGCACATCGTCGGCCTCCTCGAACCCGACGCCGGCGAGGTCTGGGTCGATGGCAAGCGCGTCGACACCCTCTCGCGCAAAGACCTGTACGCCCTGCGCGGCAACATCGGCTACGTCTTCCAGTTCGCCGCCCTCTTCGACTCCATGACCATCGGCGAGAACGTCGCCATGGGGCTCCGCAAGCAGGGCACGCTCTCCGAACAGGAGATCGCGGCCCGCGTGACCGAAGCGCTCGAACTGGTCGATCTCCCCGACGTGCAGAACCGCATGCCGGCCGAACTCTCGGGCGGCATGCGCAAGCGGGTGGGCATCGCGCGCGCCATCGCGCTGCGGCCCAAGTACATCCTCTACGACGAACCCACCACCGGTCTCGATCCCGTCACGTCGGCCAC
The window above is part of the Gemmatimonas aurantiaca genome. Proteins encoded here:
- a CDS encoding ABC transporter ATP-binding protein is translated as MIEFKDVHKAFGPKQVLRGFSLQVREGETMVIIGYSGTGKSVAIKHIVGLLEPDAGEVWVDGKRVDTLSRKDLYALRGNIGYVFQFAALFDSMTIGENVAMGLRKQGTLSEQEIAARVTEALELVDLPDVQNRMPAELSGGMRKRVGIARAIALRPKYILYDEPTTGLDPVTSATIDTLMVRMREQLGVTGIVITHDMRSAYTVGTRIAMLYEGKVRAVGTVKEIQHSTDPIVRQFIEGRATLEGSAPLIGTSAALEAATEVGAAIAAEVAEEIADAQSDVETGVSGIGAAADREHPGPGGRR